One stretch of Bacteroidota bacterium DNA includes these proteins:
- a CDS encoding NAD+ synthase — protein METTEQHNDNPLALNMRTVRLMLVQFIKDEVQNAGFTKAVIGLSGGIDSAVSTYLAVEALGAKNVLTVMMPYKTSSPESAADATLVAKALGIRNELVEISSMVDPMFVSQKISDNLRKGNIMARQRMIVLYDLSQKEKSLVIGTSNKTETMLGYGTLFGDMACAINPLGDLYKTHVWALAEELGIPRKLIEKKPTADLWQGQTDEGELGFSYREVDKLLYFMIDERRNDEELEQIGFAKSFIATVRRKVQINQFKRRPPLVAKISHRTVNVDFRYVRDWGI, from the coding sequence ATGGAAACGACCGAACAACATAATGACAATCCTTTAGCATTAAACATGCGCACTGTGCGTTTGATGCTTGTCCAATTCATTAAGGATGAAGTACAAAATGCCGGATTCACAAAGGCAGTTATTGGACTTTCGGGAGGGATTGATTCAGCTGTATCAACATATCTGGCCGTTGAAGCACTGGGAGCAAAGAATGTGTTGACAGTAATGATGCCGTATAAAACCAGCAGTCCGGAAAGTGCTGCAGATGCCACGCTGGTTGCGAAGGCGTTAGGAATTCGTAACGAGCTCGTAGAGATTTCTTCCATGGTGGATCCGATGTTTGTGTCACAAAAGATCTCTGACAACTTGCGCAAAGGGAATATCATGGCTCGTCAGCGGATGATTGTGCTATACGATTTATCGCAAAAGGAAAAATCACTGGTCATCGGTACATCCAATAAAACAGAAACAATGTTAGGTTATGGAACACTTTTCGGCGACATGGCGTGCGCAATTAATCCACTGGGGGATCTCTATAAAACACATGTTTGGGCTTTAGCGGAGGAACTTGGTATACCCCGAAAATTGATTGAGAAGAAACCGACGGCCGATCTTTGGCAAGGGCAAACAGACGAAGGGGAGTTAGGTTTTAGTTATCGGGAAGTTGACAAATTACTCTATTTTATGATTGATGAACGAAGGAATGATGAGGAATTGGAACAGATTGGGTTTGCAAAATCGTTTATTGCTACTGTTCGGCGTAAAGTCCAAATCAATCAATTCAAACGTCGCCCGCCTCTGGTTGCAAAGATCTCTCATCGAACAGTTAATGTTGATTTCCGATATGTGAGAGATTGGGGTATTTGA
- the rsmI gene encoding 16S rRNA (cytidine(1402)-2'-O)-methyltransferase → MAEVIQHGTLYVVPTPIGNLEDITLRALNVLKGVDVIAAEDTRMTKFLLDHYGIEKPLLSFYSHNEQVRVPQIIQRLKNGDSVALVSDAGTPGISDPAHSIITASIENNITIIPLPGATAFVPALIASGFSTHEFVFEGFLPHKKGRKTKLERLSKEERTIILYESVHRVEKTLRELLQYFGDRNIVVVRELTKIFEEITRGPISVVLEQYTSKTLKGEFVFVIEGKKE, encoded by the coding sequence ATGGCGGAAGTAATTCAACACGGCACGCTTTACGTTGTTCCGACACCAATCGGAAATCTGGAAGATATCACGCTCCGTGCTTTGAATGTCTTAAAAGGGGTCGACGTGATTGCCGCAGAAGATACAAGGATGACAAAATTTCTGCTCGATCATTATGGAATTGAAAAACCGTTACTCAGTTTTTATTCGCACAACGAACAGGTTCGTGTTCCACAGATTATTCAGCGATTAAAAAATGGTGATTCTGTTGCTCTCGTCTCGGATGCCGGTACCCCGGGAATTTCTGATCCAGCTCATTCGATCATTACCGCATCGATTGAGAATAACATTACGATCATTCCACTGCCAGGAGCGACGGCGTTTGTTCCGGCACTGATTGCCAGTGGATTTTCAACACACGAATTTGTCTTTGAAGGATTCCTTCCACACAAAAAAGGAAGGAAAACAAAACTTGAACGGTTAAGCAAAGAAGAGCGGACGATTATTTTATATGAGTCAGTTCATCGCGTGGAAAAAACGTTGCGGGAGTTGTTACAATATTTTGGTGATAGAAACATTGTTGTCGTCCGGGAATTGACAAAAATATTTGAAGAAATCACACGCGGTCCAATATCTGTCGTTTTGGAGCAATATACATCAAAGACTTTAAAAGGAGAATTTGTGTTTGTGATTGAAGGGAAAAAGGAATGA
- a CDS encoding type IX secretion system membrane protein PorP/SprF, which produces MNAFAQAFVDKGYHPKSNAVGHAVTAMTNDASLMFYNPAAIGFVTSGNVFTSYSNLYPDIIDENMNLINAGGAYSLGSIGVIGIGVSQFSPNFWSEQMFVGSFATRMFLEDLSLGANVKILRWSAEAPKGDNAVPEPSLSYGGFTFDLGATYVFREVMEENDFQVGASIINLTQPSVASNGSSDAVLPMEIHTGAAYISRKFNYTILGGMAFINGEMKVSIGTEINALQTSVAGIESIFYVRFGGGKITVKDSQGEYNAGFGLKVEKLSIDYSYSYQAFITQVGGISSIALGYEF; this is translated from the coding sequence GTGAACGCATTCGCGCAGGCGTTTGTGGATAAAGGGTATCATCCGAAATCCAATGCTGTTGGGCATGCTGTTACTGCCATGACAAACGATGCATCGCTCATGTTCTATAATCCTGCTGCAATCGGTTTTGTGACATCCGGAAATGTTTTCACGAGTTATTCAAATCTCTATCCGGATATCATCGATGAAAATATGAATTTGATTAATGCAGGGGGAGCGTATTCACTTGGCAGCATTGGCGTGATTGGGATTGGCGTTTCGCAGTTCTCACCGAATTTTTGGAGTGAACAGATGTTTGTCGGTTCATTTGCCACACGAATGTTTTTAGAAGATCTTTCGCTTGGCGCCAATGTCAAAATTCTGCGATGGAGTGCCGAAGCACCGAAGGGAGACAACGCAGTACCCGAGCCTTCATTATCCTACGGAGGTTTCACGTTCGATCTTGGAGCAACATATGTATTTCGCGAAGTGATGGAGGAAAATGATTTTCAGGTTGGAGCATCCATCATTAATCTGACACAACCATCTGTTGCCAGTAATGGTTCATCGGATGCGGTTCTTCCGATGGAGATCCATACCGGTGCTGCATACATTTCCCGAAAATTCAACTATACAATTCTTGGCGGAATGGCATTCATAAATGGAGAAATGAAAGTCTCCATAGGAACTGAGATTAATGCTTTGCAAACCTCCGTTGCAGGAATTGAAAGCATTTTTTATGTCCGTTTTGGCGGAGGGAAAATAACTGTCAAAGATTCTCAGGGGGAATATAATGCAGGATTCGGATTGAAAGTTGAAAAGTTATCGATCGATTATTCGTATTCCTATCAAGCGTTTATTACTCAAGTAGGGGGAATATCATCCATAGCACTCGGTTATGAATTTTAG
- a CDS encoding DUF4159 domain-containing protein, which yields MRHILLLLYSVILLANGCDNVYEYVVFPPERTEFTLIPDEELLAEKDTSRFIRLSDDKQTVIYDTKDYKIEIKYLTDYHLNMFEFPDQSQSAQFSTNPFTYANWIDPDLGYTPNRFTVFKVTIYNYAGGKINFDPENVVIKTDRGDELNSYGREEKNSRYQSLEGYFKKRKGTSGIDDDVFESRMGTIRRVVHYYGKPVFRGDVRDGLIVFDPLVDGVERIRMTFNDFVLGYDENNQASELTSMNFYFRRTQFELPKNAHQLIATRDSLREKLAILELDPSARPNGIVNVAVKTTNTLPVTDLMKPLDLYLNEYTNFKTAYVKTPIVASDIQASNVLLIIADEGRMIFTEDQEKLAAELIKKGGFIIADERSTNIQSENWSAINNYITNVSFLIGGNVTIGRIPSDHPIYTAWKKFPELPPVDGELLNIEGRLVNEFLLGLFYENRLVAVLSNRGYSIAWGEFNTQEIRTGKDFTRQRELLANILYYALASAKK from the coding sequence GTGCGTCATATTCTGTTACTTCTCTATAGTGTAATTCTGCTGGCAAACGGCTGCGACAACGTTTACGAATACGTCGTTTTCCCGCCGGAGAGAACAGAATTTACGCTCATTCCTGATGAAGAATTATTAGCAGAGAAAGACACATCACGGTTCATCAGACTTAGTGATGATAAGCAAACGGTTATTTATGATACGAAAGACTACAAAATCGAGATCAAGTATCTTACTGATTATCATTTAAACATGTTTGAATTTCCCGATCAGTCACAGTCTGCTCAGTTCTCCACCAATCCATTCACCTATGCTAATTGGATCGATCCTGATCTTGGATATACGCCGAATAGGTTTACGGTCTTTAAGGTCACGATCTATAATTATGCCGGGGGGAAAATAAACTTCGATCCTGAGAATGTCGTTATCAAGACCGATCGCGGCGATGAATTGAACAGTTATGGAAGGGAAGAGAAGAATAGTAGGTACCAAAGTTTGGAAGGATATTTTAAAAAACGAAAAGGGACGTCGGGAATTGACGATGATGTGTTTGAAAGCAGAATGGGTACCATACGCCGTGTAGTCCATTATTACGGTAAGCCGGTGTTCCGCGGAGATGTGCGCGATGGTTTAATCGTCTTTGATCCATTGGTGGACGGTGTTGAACGGATTCGTATGACGTTCAATGATTTTGTTCTTGGATATGATGAAAACAACCAGGCGTCTGAGCTTACATCAATGAATTTTTATTTTCGGCGGACACAATTCGAGTTACCGAAAAATGCACATCAGTTGATTGCAACACGTGATTCTCTTAGAGAAAAATTGGCAATACTGGAACTTGATCCATCTGCCCGGCCAAACGGTATCGTAAACGTTGCCGTAAAAACAACTAATACATTACCCGTCACGGATCTGATGAAACCATTGGATTTGTATCTCAACGAATATACAAATTTCAAAACGGCATATGTTAAAACTCCTATCGTTGCATCCGACATACAAGCGTCAAATGTTTTATTGATCATTGCCGATGAAGGCAGAATGATATTTACGGAAGACCAAGAAAAACTAGCGGCTGAATTGATTAAGAAGGGTGGATTTATCATCGCTGATGAGCGATCTACCAACATTCAAAGTGAAAACTGGTCTGCCATTAATAATTATATCACCAATGTCTCTTTTTTAATTGGGGGAAATGTTACAATAGGAAGAATTCCTTCAGATCATCCAATCTATACGGCTTGGAAAAAATTCCCTGAACTGCCTCCTGTTGACGGAGAACTGTTGAATATAGAGGGACGTCTGGTAAATGAATTTCTGTTAGGGTTATTTTATGAGAACCGACTTGTCGCAGTACTTTCCAATAGAGGATATTCAATTGCGTGGGGAGAATTTAACACGCAGGAGATTCGTACAGGGAAAGATTTTACGCGGCAGCGGGAATTGCTTGCCAATATTTTATATTACGCTCTTGCATCGGCAAAAAAATGA